In Niveispirillum cyanobacteriorum, the following proteins share a genomic window:
- a CDS encoding calcium-binding protein translates to MLRFIRAVTQTGYWTNQEKAELFRLAEDLSAHGAGIETATGISDTGDPWFIVYEAETGDVLVHVARIAGKFVVHDMSGDLLLEGDDLRRLVNRTSGVEAAEAANGNYNNVVVLAALALVVDFFLNTEKAQATPQEEPEMPLALAAAAIAVHTHIDLPPPEPATADKAAADRSHGQGQWSALPVVGESMILTAADRAGRGTTDSLSSQPSATRTGGGTHLAALPFPSPDIIPVSLTGTDGDDVLTGGAGNDILVGGAGNDLLVGGDGNDLLVGGAGNDTLVGGNGHDTLNGGDGNDTLVVDSQDVAEGGAGADRFIITDNLVSNWVALKQAGQAVTFINSIQDFKLVEGDSLNFAAGRWQVSVEILAPGGGQKPDPAPGPEIKGGDDKGVIDHGQDGDGGNRMVDTGPAHPTVPTENGSGTEGAGGGGDFGITSGGDGHTSFVPPGNSLLPSGNGGDGGFTEIELDTDGDGVIDMILRVRAAMSDDRADNTGDLNAADHMTITGIEPGVDSGYWG, encoded by the coding sequence GTGCTGCGGTTCATACGGGCCGTGACGCAAACCGGCTACTGGACCAACCAGGAGAAGGCGGAGCTTTTCCGCCTGGCAGAGGACCTGTCTGCCCATGGTGCGGGGATCGAAACGGCAACCGGCATCAGCGACACCGGCGACCCCTGGTTCATTGTGTATGAGGCGGAAACCGGCGACGTGCTGGTGCATGTCGCGCGTATTGCCGGCAAATTTGTTGTCCATGACATGTCGGGCGATCTGCTGCTGGAAGGCGATGATCTGCGCCGTCTGGTCAACCGCACGTCCGGCGTGGAAGCGGCAGAGGCAGCGAACGGCAACTACAATAATGTGGTGGTTCTGGCGGCCCTGGCCCTGGTCGTCGATTTCTTCCTGAACACGGAAAAGGCGCAGGCCACGCCGCAGGAAGAGCCGGAAATGCCGCTGGCTTTGGCGGCGGCCGCCATTGCGGTGCATACCCATATCGACCTGCCCCCGCCCGAGCCAGCAACCGCAGACAAGGCGGCAGCCGACCGGTCGCATGGACAGGGACAATGGTCCGCCCTGCCCGTGGTTGGCGAAAGCATGATCCTGACGGCCGCAGACCGGGCCGGACGCGGCACCACGGACAGCCTGTCCAGCCAACCTTCCGCCACCAGGACAGGGGGGGGGACGCATCTGGCCGCCCTACCCTTCCCGTCGCCGGATATTATACCGGTATCGCTGACCGGGACGGATGGGGACGATGTGCTGACCGGTGGGGCGGGCAACGACATACTGGTTGGAGGGGCCGGCAACGACCTGCTGGTTGGCGGTGACGGAAATGATCTGCTGGTCGGTGGCGCTGGCAACGACACATTGGTCGGCGGCAATGGCCATGACACGCTGAACGGCGGCGACGGTAACGATACGCTGGTGGTTGACAGCCAGGACGTCGCGGAAGGTGGTGCGGGCGCCGACCGCTTCATCATCACCGACAATCTGGTCAGTAACTGGGTTGCGCTGAAACAAGCCGGCCAGGCCGTGACTTTCATCAACAGCATTCAGGATTTCAAGCTGGTCGAAGGCGACAGCCTGAATTTCGCGGCAGGGCGCTGGCAGGTATCGGTTGAGATCCTGGCGCCAGGCGGCGGACAGAAGCCGGACCCCGCCCCAGGTCCCGAGATCAAGGGAGGTGACGACAAGGGCGTCATTGATCATGGTCAGGACGGCGATGGCGGCAACCGTATGGTCGATACCGGCCCCGCACATCCGACGGTTCCGACGGAGAATGGTAGCGGCACTGAAGGTGCTGGCGGTGGCGGCGACTTTGGAATCACGTCCGGCGGCGATGGCCATACCAGCTTCGTCCCCCCTGGCAACAGCCTGCTGCCCAGCGGCAATGGTGGGGATGGCGGTTTCACCGAGATAGAGCTGGATACGGACGGCGACGGTGTGATCGACATGATCCTGCGGGTGCGGGCCGCCATGTCAGATGACCGCGCGGACAATACCGGCGATCTCAACGCTGCCGACCATATGACCATCACCGGTATCGAGCCGGGTGTCGATAGCGGCTATTGGGGTTGA
- a CDS encoding helix-turn-helix domain-containing protein, with protein MAAAATPRAKPRGEESEKTKLTRQMRRDAGRWLSAQREKAGVTQAQVADHVGYRYYTFVSQVEGGHGRVPSEHFELWAQAISVDPQAFAKKLLGYYEPEIHRLLFPIAE; from the coding sequence ATGGCCGCAGCAGCGACCCCGCGCGCCAAACCGCGTGGCGAGGAAAGTGAAAAGACGAAACTGACCCGGCAGATGCGCCGGGACGCCGGTCGATGGCTCAGCGCACAGCGTGAGAAGGCTGGTGTGACCCAGGCGCAGGTTGCCGATCATGTCGGCTATCGTTATTACACTTTCGTCAGTCAGGTCGAAGGCGGCCACGGCCGCGTTCCTTCCGAACATTTCGAACTGTGGGCCCAGGCGATCAGCGTGGACCCGCAGGCGTTTGCGAAGAAGCTGCTGGGTTACTATGAACCGGAAATCCACCGCCTGCTGTTTCCGATTGCAGAGTAA
- a CDS encoding methyl-accepting chemotaxis protein, producing MTKADPMDNSLIDLTRNVLDVASQKVSAIEDINRTTKMLAFNALIEAGRAGDAGRGFAVVANEVNSISRQVSVVASELRTEIGQLVDRMATVGEDLMVRFRGQRLADLALNMIEIIDRNLYERSCDVRWWATDKAVVDCLAAPSAEATSFASSRLGVILDSYTVYLDLWVADRNGRVIATGRPRRFPQAIGTNVANEPWFRQALNTRDGSDFAVVDVTTNGVLDGRTVATYSTAVRRDGAVDGEVIGAMGIFFDWEPQARAVTAGVRLDRSEEASTRCLLVDASGRIIASSDGRGQLTETFPLETQGRPMGHYVDRFGRLVGFALTPGYETYRGLGWYGVIVQTGGETAH from the coding sequence ATGACAAAGGCAGACCCCATGGATAACAGCCTGATCGACCTCACCCGCAATGTGCTGGACGTGGCGAGCCAGAAGGTTTCCGCCATTGAAGACATCAACCGCACAACCAAGATGCTCGCCTTCAACGCATTGATCGAGGCGGGGCGCGCGGGCGATGCGGGCCGCGGATTCGCGGTGGTGGCCAATGAAGTGAACTCCATTTCCCGACAGGTCAGCGTCGTGGCCAGTGAGCTGCGCACAGAAATTGGGCAACTCGTGGATCGCATGGCGACCGTGGGCGAGGATCTGATGGTCCGCTTCCGGGGGCAGCGGCTGGCTGATCTGGCCCTGAACATGATCGAGATCATCGATCGCAATCTTTATGAGCGTTCCTGCGATGTGCGCTGGTGGGCAACCGATAAGGCCGTTGTCGATTGCCTGGCTGCGCCGTCGGCAGAGGCAACGTCCTTCGCCTCATCCCGTCTGGGCGTGATCCTGGACAGCTATACGGTTTATCTTGACCTCTGGGTGGCTGACCGAAACGGACGCGTCATTGCCACAGGCCGTCCGCGCCGCTTCCCACAGGCCATCGGCACCAATGTCGCCAATGAGCCCTGGTTCCGGCAGGCGCTGAATACCCGCGACGGATCCGACTTCGCGGTTGTTGATGTCACCACCAATGGTGTTCTGGATGGCCGAACCGTCGCCACATACTCCACCGCCGTGCGCCGCGATGGGGCCGTGGATGGTGAAGTGATCGGCGCCATGGGCATCTTCTTCGACTGGGAACCACAGGCCCGCGCCGTTACCGCCGGCGTGCGTCTGGATCGCAGTGAGGAGGCCAGTACACGGTGTCTGCTGGTCGATGCCTCCGGTCGCATCATCGCGTCCTCTGACGGGCGCGGGCAATTGACCGAAACCTTTCCCCTGGAAACCCAGGGGCGCCCCATGGGCCATTATGTGGACAGGTTCGGGCGGTTGGTCGGTTTCGCCCTGACACCGGGATATGAGACCTATCGTGGCCTTGGTTGGTACGGGGTAATCGTCCAGACAGGTGGCGAGACTGCGCACTGA
- a CDS encoding thioredoxin family protein, with protein MSLHLTRRTFLNSTAAVAGAGIVAPLLSLPAVAAPAVGQAAPAFTGTSVDGKAVSLADYKGKLVVLEWTNHGCPFVRKHYDSGNMQAIQADATKAGAVWLTIISSAPGEQGHVSPADAKARAASEKWAASTTILDPSGAIGRAYAAKTTPHMFIIGTDGTLLYDGAIDDKPTADKADIPGSQNYVRSALAEIAAGKPVSTTSTRAYGCSVKYAKASA; from the coding sequence ATGTCGCTTCATCTTACCCGCCGTACATTTCTGAACAGCACTGCCGCCGTGGCGGGTGCGGGGATCGTGGCCCCGCTTCTGTCGCTGCCCGCCGTCGCGGCACCCGCTGTAGGACAGGCCGCGCCCGCCTTTACGGGCACCAGCGTCGATGGCAAAGCCGTCTCGCTGGCGGATTACAAGGGCAAGCTGGTGGTTCTGGAATGGACCAACCATGGCTGCCCCTTTGTCCGCAAACATTATGATTCGGGCAATATGCAGGCCATCCAGGCAGACGCGACCAAGGCCGGTGCAGTTTGGCTGACCATTATCAGCTCAGCCCCTGGTGAGCAGGGCCATGTCAGCCCGGCGGACGCCAAGGCACGTGCCGCATCGGAGAAATGGGCCGCCAGCACCACCATCCTGGACCCCAGCGGAGCCATTGGTCGCGCCTATGCGGCCAAGACCACGCCCCACATGTTCATCATCGGCACCGACGGCACGCTGCTTTATGACGGTGCTATTGATGACAAGCCGACAGCCGACAAGGCCGACATCCCCGGTTCGCAGAATTATGTGCGCTCCGCCCTGGCAGAGATCGCGGCGGGCAAACCCGTCAGCACAACATCGACCCGTGCCTATGGCTGTTCAGTGAAATACGCGAAAGCCAGCGCCTGA
- a CDS encoding methyl-accepting chemotaxis protein, translated as MSNSSSLFKARLTGIAVLIGSVVDLAGNALGWHTVAMGGGVITLLAALASFYYLARVDRVLDGAGQVLERLARGDYEARVIGINEGGPLGELLHRINDVTDRADAFVREATASLQAITNQNYHRRVVEKGMLGTFLVGSRAINAANNAMTDKVTGFRRIADAFENTVKSVADDLSASAREMQGAANTMTHAAEGTNHESMAVASAAEQASSNVQTVAAAAEELSAAIRSITEQVDRSRDITNAAVGRARAANDRVATLSAAAIRIGEVVGLIQEIAAQTNLLALNATIEAARAGEAGKGFAVVASEVKNLAGQTARATEDIQTQVADIQAATQSAVDSINEITQVIADVNGTTVNIAGAVDEQGAATAEIARNVEQAAVGTRSVSERIAQVTRAASETGAASTQVLGSAERLSHRSEQLGEAMGDFLSALRKVI; from the coding sequence ATGAGCAACTCATCTTCTCTCTTTAAGGCCCGTCTGACGGGTATCGCAGTCCTGATCGGATCGGTCGTCGATCTGGCTGGAAATGCGCTCGGCTGGCATACGGTAGCCATGGGTGGCGGGGTCATCACCCTGCTGGCGGCCCTGGCCAGCTTCTATTATCTGGCACGGGTGGACCGGGTGCTGGATGGCGCGGGCCAGGTTCTGGAACGGCTGGCACGCGGCGATTATGAGGCGCGGGTCATCGGCATCAACGAGGGCGGCCCGCTGGGTGAGTTGCTGCACCGGATCAATGATGTCACCGACCGGGCCGACGCCTTTGTGCGGGAGGCGACGGCCTCGCTTCAGGCCATCACCAACCAGAACTATCATCGCCGCGTGGTCGAAAAGGGCATGCTGGGCACCTTCCTGGTGGGTAGCCGCGCCATCAATGCCGCCAATAACGCCATGACGGACAAAGTCACAGGCTTCCGCCGCATTGCCGATGCGTTCGAGAATACGGTGAAGTCTGTGGCCGATGATCTGTCGGCATCGGCTCGCGAGATGCAGGGCGCCGCCAATACCATGACCCATGCGGCGGAAGGCACCAACCATGAGAGCATGGCCGTTGCAAGCGCCGCCGAACAGGCCAGTTCCAATGTGCAGACGGTCGCCGCCGCCGCCGAGGAGCTGAGTGCCGCCATCCGGTCGATCACCGAGCAGGTGGACAGGTCGCGGGACATCACCAACGCCGCCGTGGGCCGGGCCCGCGCCGCCAATGACCGCGTCGCCACCCTTTCCGCCGCCGCCATCCGCATCGGCGAAGTGGTGGGCCTTATCCAGGAGATTGCGGCGCAGACCAACCTGCTGGCCCTTAACGCCACCATCGAGGCAGCAAGGGCGGGAGAGGCGGGCAAGGGCTTTGCCGTTGTCGCGTCGGAGGTGAAGAACCTCGCCGGACAGACGGCGCGCGCGACGGAGGATATCCAGACCCAGGTTGCCGATATCCAGGCGGCCACCCAATCCGCCGTGGATAGTATCAACGAGATCACCCAGGTCATCGCCGATGTGAACGGCACCACGGTCAACATCGCCGGTGCGGTTGATGAACAGGGTGCGGCGACGGCAGAGATCGCCCGCAATGTCGAACAGGCGGCCGTGGGCACGCGGTCTGTGTCGGAACGCATCGCACAGGTCACGCGCGCCGCGTCCGAAACGGGCGCCGCCTCCACCCAGGTGCTAGGCTCGGCGGAACGTCTTTCGCACAGGTCGGAGCAGTTGGGAGAGGCCATGGGCGACTTCCTGTCGGCCCTGCGCAAAGTGATCTGA
- a CDS encoding PAS domain-containing protein: protein MTDADTGPGRSRPSLTGIARPFQDDEIIVTKTDKGGRITYANRTFLRVAALSEDQALGKPHNLIRHPDMPRVVFKLLWDTLGAGNEIFAYVLNRAVNGDHYWVFAHVTPSRDTGGNIIGYHSSRRTADQRIVNDIISPLYTQLLAEEAKHSRIREGMAASEAMLMGLLRDRGVSYEQLIFSL from the coding sequence ATGACAGACGCCGACACAGGCCCCGGTCGCTCCCGGCCAAGCCTGACGGGTATCGCGCGCCCGTTCCAGGATGACGAGATCATCGTCACCAAGACCGACAAGGGCGGGCGCATCACCTATGCCAACCGCACTTTCCTGCGCGTGGCCGCCCTGTCGGAGGATCAGGCCCTGGGCAAGCCCCACAACCTGATCCGCCATCCCGACATGCCACGCGTCGTGTTCAAGCTGCTGTGGGACACGCTGGGTGCGGGGAATGAGATTTTCGCCTATGTGCTGAACCGGGCGGTGAATGGCGACCATTACTGGGTCTTCGCCCATGTCACGCCATCACGCGACACCGGCGGCAACATCATCGGCTATCATTCCAGCCGCCGGACCGCCGACCAGCGCATCGTCAACGACATTATCAGCCCCCTCTACACACAGCTTCTAGCCGAAGAGGCCAAGCATAGCCGCATCCGTGAAGGCATGGCGGCCAGTGAAGCAATGTTGATGGGCCTACTGCGGGACCGGGGTGTGAGCTATGAGCAACTCATCTTCTCTCTTTAA
- a CDS encoding ATP-binding protein: protein MSIRRRITTTLVFAALAVSVSTASAIWSWKWMGIYTARVTEAQTVVRSVFELSLLVHDFGDKGSERALFQWQRQHERLTNELARMLVDLTDPADQALLRRLSADNALMPDGMTRLAQARLNPDAARIAQDTLQLRYNVMASDADRLAAQANERVYVRGRLLLVLQVLPLLLLAMTVAAAMAASQRVIRGLNRIADGMATIGQGRFDHRLDVAGKDEFAVLSSGVNHMAEQLQTLYADIAGKVEALSVAKVQAEAAERAKSAFLANMSHEIRTPLNAIIGFADLLHDEEAPVAEREKWLSLQMEASRALVAIVDDILDLSKIEAGRLELEMGALDPAALAESCVALLTPRAADKGLMIRTEISDDLPQWVLGDAARLRQVLLNLLSNAVKFTANGQVVMSVTRTGVQMRFTVTDTGMGIPTDRLQHLFMPFTQLDASVTRRFGGTGLGLAITRRLVEAMQGQITVESQPGAGSRFEVTLPLAIAMPPPPEPGQAAALAALPSYRPLSILLVEDVFANQMLVRTILEKAGHKVTVVENGAEAVRSVAQTGNVYDLVLMDVQMPIMDGMEATRRIRHAGHSLPILALTANVLREEREACLEAGMNGHIAKPVTPQALNQAIADIAGFRLTEMEPAPVTPTPDTPEDTEPALDRSILDNLLLVVGDDIGVQLLNDALTSVRARVDTIMVAGDDLHRIEREAHSLVSAAGNLGFMPLSRHCRALMIAADAGDRAEVTRLTASLPALCEAVFVQGKRVVEQLAAGQADA from the coding sequence ATGAGCATCCGGCGGCGGATCACCACGACCCTGGTCTTCGCAGCGCTGGCCGTCAGCGTTTCCACGGCCTCGGCCATCTGGTCCTGGAAATGGATGGGCATCTATACGGCACGGGTAACCGAGGCCCAGACCGTGGTGCGCAGCGTGTTCGAATTGAGCCTGCTGGTCCATGATTTCGGGGACAAGGGCAGCGAGCGCGCCCTGTTCCAATGGCAGCGCCAGCATGAACGACTGACCAATGAACTGGCGCGCATGCTGGTTGATCTGACCGATCCGGCCGATCAGGCATTGCTGCGCCGCCTTTCCGCCGACAATGCCCTCATGCCCGACGGGATGACCCGACTGGCGCAGGCACGTCTCAACCCTGACGCGGCCCGCATCGCGCAGGATACGCTCCAGCTGCGATATAATGTAATGGCGTCGGACGCGGACCGTCTGGCAGCGCAGGCCAATGAACGGGTCTATGTGCGCGGTCGCCTGCTGCTGGTGTTGCAGGTGCTGCCGCTGCTGCTGCTGGCCATGACTGTCGCCGCCGCGATGGCGGCCAGCCAGCGCGTGATCCGGGGCCTGAACCGCATCGCGGACGGGATGGCCACCATCGGCCAGGGCCGGTTCGATCACCGCCTGGATGTGGCGGGCAAGGACGAATTTGCGGTGCTGTCATCGGGCGTCAACCACATGGCCGAACAGCTTCAGACCCTTTATGCTGATATTGCGGGCAAGGTGGAGGCGTTGTCCGTCGCCAAAGTGCAGGCAGAAGCGGCAGAGCGCGCCAAAAGTGCCTTCCTGGCCAATATGAGCCATGAGATCCGCACGCCGCTGAACGCCATCATCGGTTTCGCCGATCTGCTGCATGATGAAGAGGCGCCAGTGGCGGAGCGTGAGAAATGGCTTTCGCTTCAGATGGAGGCCTCACGCGCCCTGGTCGCCATCGTTGACGATATCCTGGACCTGTCGAAGATCGAGGCGGGCCGGCTTGAGCTGGAGATGGGAGCGCTGGACCCTGCGGCATTGGCCGAAAGCTGTGTCGCCCTGCTGACCCCGCGCGCCGCCGACAAGGGTCTGATGATACGGACGGAGATTTCCGACGATCTGCCGCAATGGGTGCTGGGTGACGCGGCACGGCTGCGGCAGGTGCTGTTGAACCTTCTGTCCAATGCCGTGAAATTCACCGCGAACGGCCAGGTCGTCATGTCGGTGACGCGGACCGGTGTGCAAATGCGGTTCACGGTGACCGATACCGGCATGGGTATTCCAACCGACCGCCTGCAGCATCTGTTTATGCCGTTCACACAACTGGACGCATCGGTTACCCGCCGGTTCGGCGGAACCGGACTCGGCCTTGCCATCACCCGGCGTCTGGTGGAAGCGATGCAGGGCCAGATCACCGTGGAAAGCCAGCCCGGCGCCGGCAGCCGGTTCGAGGTCACCCTGCCCCTGGCCATCGCCATGCCCCCACCGCCGGAGCCGGGCCAGGCTGCCGCACTGGCGGCCCTGCCCTCTTACCGGCCCTTGTCAATCCTGCTGGTCGAAGATGTCTTCGCCAACCAGATGCTGGTCCGCACCATCCTGGAGAAGGCGGGACACAAGGTCACGGTGGTGGAGAACGGGGCGGAGGCAGTACGAAGCGTGGCGCAGACAGGAAACGTCTACGATCTGGTCCTGATGGATGTGCAGATGCCGATCATGGATGGGATGGAGGCCACGCGGCGCATCCGGCATGCGGGCCACAGCTTACCCATCCTGGCTCTGACCGCCAATGTCCTGCGGGAAGAGCGGGAGGCCTGCCTGGAGGCCGGGATGAACGGACATATCGCCAAGCCCGTCACCCCGCAGGCCCTCAATCAGGCCATCGCCGATATTGCAGGCTTCCGCCTGACGGAGATGGAGCCGGCACCTGTTACTCCCACCCCCGACACGCCGGAGGATACCGAGCCGGCGCTGGATCGATCGATCCTGGACAATCTGCTGCTGGTCGTGGGCGATGATATCGGGGTGCAACTGCTAAACGACGCGCTGACATCCGTCCGGGCGCGGGTGGACACGATCATGGTGGCAGGTGACGACCTGCACCGGATTGAACGGGAAGCCCATTCCCTGGTTTCGGCAGCAGGCAATCTGGGGTTCATGCCGCTGTCACGGCATTGCCGGGCCCTGATGATCGCCGCTGATGCCGGTGACAGGGCCGAAGTCACGCGGCTGACCGCCTCCCTGCCCGCCCTGTGCGAAGCTGTATTTGTGCAGGGAAAGAGGGTGGTGGAACAGTTGGCAGCCGGTCAGGCCGACGCCTGA
- a CDS encoding ABC transporter substrate-binding protein — protein sequence MAPGTKENLSGMGKERTWIRWALAALTVLLTAGLWFQFRTPVPQQHLSIAESRQMMSALIFVAQAEGYFADEGLTVQMVPAANGKVAMETLLDGKTDLALSSDVPASNAMIAGRPIRIISTVQTSDRDVVVASPTGSGLNRVEALTGKRIGYSPDTNSQYFLDLLLLQAGLRDQVTLVPFESGEIMAAMARGEIDAASVWTTVRVAAAPLFPQGIEVLTAPGLYTGSWVLSARRDVVDAKHDALVRFVRALLAAEWSILRDREKAIPVVAAATGIDEALVRRHWENYGFTLRLDQALLLSIEGHVRRAGGNPGPEMLGYLQSDILRAVDPTRVTVLD from the coding sequence ATGGCGCCGGGCACGAAGGAGAACCTGTCCGGCATGGGTAAGGAACGTACGTGGATACGTTGGGCTCTGGCGGCACTCACCGTGCTGCTGACCGCCGGCCTGTGGTTCCAATTCCGGACCCCTGTGCCGCAGCAGCACCTGAGCATCGCGGAAAGCCGGCAGATGATGTCGGCCCTGATCTTCGTGGCCCAGGCCGAAGGCTATTTCGCCGATGAGGGGCTGACGGTGCAGATGGTTCCCGCCGCCAATGGCAAGGTGGCGATGGAAACACTGCTGGACGGCAAGACGGATCTAGCTTTGTCTTCCGATGTGCCGGCCTCCAACGCCATGATTGCCGGGCGGCCCATCCGCATCATCTCAACGGTTCAGACGTCGGACCGCGATGTGGTGGTGGCCTCGCCCACGGGTAGCGGGCTGAACCGGGTAGAGGCACTGACGGGTAAACGCATCGGATACTCGCCCGACACCAACTCTCAATATTTTCTGGATCTCTTGCTGCTGCAGGCCGGGTTACGCGATCAGGTCACGCTGGTGCCGTTTGAAAGCGGAGAGATCATGGCGGCAATGGCGCGTGGAGAGATCGATGCCGCGTCCGTCTGGACCACGGTTCGCGTCGCTGCCGCCCCCTTGTTTCCACAAGGCATTGAGGTTCTGACCGCACCAGGCCTTTACACCGGTAGCTGGGTGTTGTCGGCACGCCGCGATGTGGTCGATGCAAAACATGATGCGCTGGTGCGTTTCGTGCGCGCCTTGCTGGCGGCGGAGTGGTCGATCCTGCGCGACCGGGAGAAGGCCATCCCCGTGGTCGCCGCCGCCACCGGCATTGACGAAGCCCTGGTCCGGCGACATTGGGAAAACTATGGTTTCACCCTGAGGCTGGATCAGGCATTACTGCTGTCGATCGAAGGCCATGTCCGCCGCGCTGGCGGCAATCCGGGACCGGAAATGCTGGGATATCTGCAAAGCGACATTCTGCGGGCTGTAGATCCGACGCGGGTCACGGTTCTGGACTAA
- a CDS encoding GNAT family N-acetyltransferase has translation MHIRTATAADAAAIAAIYAPHVSEGTASYESVPPDTGEMAMRMAAIQAQGFPYLVAERFGQVLGYAYGSPFRSRPGYRFTVENSIYVAPEAQGAGVGRALLKALIDQCTRAGYRRMVAVIGDGSNEGSVGLHRALGFELAGTIPGLGVKHGRWLDWVMMVRPLGDPQAPPPGPDEHPGLPPALC, from the coding sequence ATGCACATCCGCACAGCAACAGCTGCCGACGCCGCCGCCATCGCCGCCATCTATGCCCCGCACGTCAGTGAGGGCACGGCCAGCTATGAGAGTGTTCCACCAGACACCGGCGAAATGGCCATGCGCATGGCCGCCATTCAGGCCCAGGGTTTCCCCTACCTAGTGGCCGAACGGTTCGGGCAGGTGCTGGGCTATGCCTATGGCAGTCCGTTCCGGTCCCGCCCCGGCTATCGCTTCACGGTGGAGAATTCCATCTATGTAGCGCCGGAAGCGCAGGGAGCCGGTGTCGGGCGTGCCCTGCTCAAGGCCCTGATTGATCAATGCACCCGCGCCGGATATCGCCGCATGGTGGCCGTGATCGGCGATGGCAGCAATGAAGGCTCCGTCGGGCTGCATCGCGCACTGGGCTTTGAACTGGCCGGGACCATTCCCGGTCTGGGCGTCAAACATGGGCGCTGGCTGGACTGGGTGATGATGGTGCGCCCGCTGGGTGATCCGCAAGCCCCCCCCCCCGGCCCGGATGAACATCCCGGCCTGCCACCGGCCCTGTGTTAA
- a CDS encoding N-formylglutamate amidohydrolase, with the protein MSSTNTSLGSMKPASRPPDAGYGGNVFRVLRPAQVQHPIVLASPHSGRDYPESFVAHSRLDGTALRRSEDCFVDEIFAPAVDLGVPLLLALFPRAYLDPNREPFEFDPTMFEGALPSYVNSRSPRVAAGLGTIPRVVASGEEIYARRLRFAEAVDRVDRCYYPYHAALRGLIDQTRAAFGYCILVDCHSMPSIGLPPEAAASGSLDMVLGDCFGSACHAAVTGAAEDVLTDLGYVVGRNAPYAGGYTTRHYGRPGDGVHALQIELNRSLYMDEVALARRSYLPTLATHMCQLVTRLAAVPADKLRPKAR; encoded by the coding sequence ATGAGCAGCACCAACACATCCCTGGGCAGCATGAAGCCGGCCAGCCGTCCCCCGGATGCGGGATACGGGGGCAATGTGTTCCGCGTGTTGCGTCCGGCGCAGGTGCAGCACCCCATCGTCCTGGCCTCCCCCCATAGCGGGCGCGATTATCCGGAAAGCTTCGTAGCGCATTCACGGCTGGACGGAACGGCATTGCGCCGGTCAGAGGATTGCTTCGTCGACGAGATTTTCGCCCCCGCCGTCGATCTGGGCGTGCCGCTGCTGCTGGCTTTGTTCCCGCGTGCCTATCTGGACCCCAATCGGGAACCGTTCGAATTCGACCCGACCATGTTCGAAGGCGCCCTGCCCTCCTATGTCAACAGCCGCAGTCCGCGTGTGGCGGCGGGGCTGGGCACCATCCCGCGCGTGGTGGCCAGCGGGGAGGAGATTTATGCCAGGCGCCTGCGATTCGCCGAGGCCGTGGATAGGGTCGACCGTTGCTATTACCCTTATCACGCCGCCCTGCGCGGCCTGATTGATCAGACGCGCGCGGCCTTTGGCTATTGCATCCTGGTGGACTGCCATTCCATGCCCTCCATAGGTCTGCCGCCGGAGGCAGCGGCCAGCGGGTCGCTGGACATGGTACTGGGCGATTGCTTCGGCAGTGCCTGCCATGCCGCCGTGACGGGTGCAGCCGAAGATGTTCTGACCGATCTGGGTTATGTCGTGGGCCGGAACGCACCCTATGCCGGTGGATACACTACCCGCCATTATGGCCGGCCCGGTGATGGCGTGCATGCGCTGCAGATTGAACTGAACCGCTCCCTCTATATGGATGAGGTCGCCTTGGCACGCCGTTCCTACCTGCCCACCCTGGCGACCCATATGTGCCAATTGGTGACCCGCCTCGCGGCGGTCCCCGCCGACAAGCTGCGGCCCAAGGCGCGTTAG